The DNA segment TGAGAGTTCAATTCCTAATTGTTGTAATGCGAAAAATAGGATACcagaaaatataataatcataataaaaaatacataagctCCACTCTAGTTAAGTATTCAGTGTTTCAACTAGAAATGGTTTGAGTGTCAGCAACACACCAATTGCCTCGATCACATTCAGCATAAAGAATACCACTTGATTTCCTGCATTCATTAGAACACGAACATAGATGAGAATCGGAGAGAGCAAAGAACATAGGTGGATGCAGTGTATGTGCTATGGGTTCAGCTGAACTTAGTTATTTTAACAATGAACATCGATAAATTATGATCATTACCCGGAAGAATGGGAGCATCAAGCCTTTTTTGTGCCCAAGAAAAGCTGCACAAATCAAGAAAAAGTGATGACTATAGCTGTAAGAAAAGATGTGTGTTCTCCAAACAGAGATCTGCGCAACGCACAGATATCTATCGTCATTCATTAACAACTAGGAAACAAGTGAACTCACACTGCTCCCCCAGCAGCTGGGCCAAGAGCTTTGAAAAATGACATTCCTGTCATGGCAATTCCATTAGCAGCTCCCCTTTGCCGCTGGTCCTGCGCAGTTGTAAATTGTTCAACGTTAACGAAGCACATTGCATGGAAAATATAATGCTTCTGCTGTTGACAATTACAAGGTCTAACTTTTAAAGGAGCGAGCAAAGAAGATTTACCACTGCTTTATTTTGTAATATGAACAGCCCCGTTACGATAGAAATCTGCAGACAATTCGAAGTCAATGTTAGAATTTGAGATCAAAATCATGACGTCTAATAGTGTCATTGCTAAATGCACTGCAGAGTACAAAATTCACATTCACTTCCTTCCATAACGCGTGCATAATCTTAATTATAATATTGCACTTTGTACGAACATCAACGACAGATTGAGTGGCACGAAAATTACAGACACCAGATAAGAAGCACTTACAGACAAAACATTCTTCATCATGGATGCGAAATTCACCACCAAGGAAAGGGTGATCCCAGACAGCTTAGTGAAATAAGGGTAACTCGTCAACAAGAGAATTGACAAAACCTGATCACATTACAAGCCATTCAGGATACTTGGTCATACAACTCAATAGTTTAACATATTGTACAAATCGAGTGCTTACTCCTCCAACCCGTGCAATCATGACAGGGCCAACATACTTTGCGACCGTTGAATACAAAGTAAGTTGAAAGACTAGAAGGCCAAATCCTGAAACCGCCACCATTTCAGTATCCAGCATTGTATAATTAAATGAAATGAGATATATTGCCATTCTGTGTATGTCAAAACAGGTCATCACAGGATATAGATGCTTCCACAATAAATTTCTGCCTGAGATAATTCCTTGATAGGTAACCGATCTAAAATCCCTCATTCTGCTTGACGTTCTAAGAGAATGTTTATATTTTCGTTACATAGATGCACTCTACTAGTATGCTTTCATTTCAAGAATGAAAAACATAACAATCCAAACAAAGACCATTCTGTATAGATATTGGCATAAGTGACCAATGACTATGAAGAATCATATGTTCTGCAATCTCAGCCAACATAGAATTAGTTTCCATTACGTTAAAAGACCTTGATAAATACAAATATTTGCAGAATGCTTCTGAATAAATACTTAGGCACATTTGATGGATCATGGGATACTTTGGTGCAATACATCTCAAAAGTTTCTTTCTCTTAATTCATAAGAAATAAAAACAAGGTTCATCTgccaataaaaaatataaactatgAGAAAATTGGCTTGTACCTGAGATCGATAGTACTTCACCAACATCAGCAGTAGAATAACTTAAGCCCCCAAATTTTCTGGGGCTCACAGCCCATAATGAGAAAATCTGTAGAAGCAAATAGGTTTGCAATGTTGTGAATTGTTTAAGCAGTGGCCTTTGGGCCTGAGAAATGTGTTTCCTCAAAGGAACGTCCATGAAGGTGATCAATTAATCTTTGTGTTTtactaaaaaattaaagagaatacATTTGTGTTTTACAGCTCTTTATAACTAATAATACACAAATGGAAGCAAAGATACATTTGTGTTCCTGCTTCATCATATACCCCTAAAGAtgcttataacatacaaatatagcACACAAAAGCCACACAGAACCAGGAATTTGGAAACTTCAACATACAAAAATTGAATGTGAGAATTTAGCACTTCTATTTTCAAAGATATCAAGGCGGCAAAAATTACAACAAAAGGCAGGGGCTGAAAATTGTATAGGCCCGCTATTGGTAATGGAACAGTATCCATTGTTGTTACTCCTATAACCTCAGGATCACaaacaaataacatatatattcAGCTTCTGACGGACAATGAGCCTAGTATATTTATGCAGAAGGCGCAGATGTAGAATTCTAAAAGAGACACTTCTTTTGTTGTTGAAGAGAGGAAACATTTACTTTCGTAGTTACCATGCCATAGAAAGCAAATTGAGTGGATATCAAGTTAAAACGTAAACCAAAACTGTCCCAATATTCCTAAGGACCAAAGAAAGTCATTTCAACATGATGTAATAATATACTATAGTAACTTATATTAGGATATGGTATACCTCTGAGTAAGCCATATCATGAAGAGCGAAGACACAGTATGCTATGATAGATGACATCAATGGCCAGTTCTTAAAAAGGTTTTCTTTTGAGGTtgattcattttcttcttttgtatCTGATGCAGACTCCAAAGCCTTGCAAGAATCTTGAGGCGGCATTTCTGAATCATGGTTATGTAATGTTTCCTGCAATTCATGAGCTGTAGGGATGAAATTCTACTATATATCTTCTCAGCAACATTGCAACAATAAAGTAATATGGATATATGAAACAATATACCTAATCACCATCCGTTAAGTTGTGctaaattcaatttttctcagGAGGTGAAATACTGATTTCTTGATTGCATATTGGAAGGGAACAAGATTTGACAGAAACAGTGTGTATGACAAGAACCTGAAGGAATGAACGTAATAATGTAGATTTACCGGCAGCCAAAATGAACCAATACCCACGACCAAGGCAAACAGTGATATGCATAGGCAAGGCAGGAAGTAAGGAAACCTGCAGAAATATTAAATGTTGGAGCCAACGAGCCTTTCAAGCAACAGAAGAAAATGTATAATCATGAAAAGCAAGAGGGAAAAATACCTTCCAAATATAGAATCTTTTGAGAATACGGCTGGATATTTCTCTGCAGGCTAGGGAGAAATACAAACATTTAGAGAACAAGCTTGTATGTTGTATTAAAGCTAACAAATTTAATAACAGAAACATGAAGAATTCTACACGATGAAACTTTTTCTATAtacaaaaagaatactaaaaaatGTGTTCTTGGCAATGCTATATTTAACAATCCATCTTATAATTTATCATAAAGTAAATAGCTAAGTATGAAATGGAAGTACCTGAGCAAAGAAGCCTCCTAAGGCTGGGCCAATAATCAATCCAATGCCCCATGCAGTACTAATCTGAAAGATTTAAACACATAAACAATAATCAACAATTCAGATTTCAGAAATGCACTACTGTCACTTCTTCTACGGCTCTTAGACTATGTATAATTCTGTCATATGTTCAGTAATCATTTGCATCACAGAGAAGTAAGGACATATTACCGTTGACATTCCTAGTGCCTGATATTCTTCACGAAAAGTTTCAGCAGCATATGCCTAAACATGGAAGGTAAAGAATCATAACAGAATAGCTGAGGATGCATAGTACTGAATCGTATAAATATTAAACTGATAAATACCTTTATTGGTCCAAGCAAACCATTTAAACTACCGAGAAGAAATCTTGTTATGACAGCCATCCAAAAGTTGATACTAAGACCAAAAAGAGTATTGAAAACAATCCTGAAAGCCAAAAGTATGAAACTGACATTGAAATGAATGAAATATAAGAGTAAACATTTCTATAAAGATAAGACGTACACTGAAAAAGTGCCGAAAATTATAACTGGTTTTCGTCCGTATCGATCAGCCACGATGCCCCAGAACGCAGATGTTAAAGCTCTTCCAAACATAAATGCAGAACCTTCAGTATTTCAGGAAATTTATAAGCATTTACTATGTGAATATACATGTACCAAGACACAAAATCATGGCATGAAATAAGCTTACCTACATAACCTGCATAGGAACCAatatcttcttctctctttgcAATGTTAAAGTCCCTTATCTGTAGCATGAACCAAACTCAGTAAGTCGATATGTTGCCACAATATAACATGAACATTATCTTCACAAGAAGAAGTATAACTATACATACAGACAAAAGTTCTATGCAATCAAAAATACGAAAGTGTGCTATATAAATTAAGACAGAGGTAGTATAAAGATTGAGTAGATATCTAAATTTCACTTGAACTTGAACTAAAAGGATGAACCAAATTAAAGAGTTGAGTGATGTTACCATGAAATAAAGAAATGGAAAGAGAGATGATATTGGAAGTGCTGATCAGAGTTGAATCCCatgaaaacacacaaaaaaaattcatcagTTAGAATATATCAACagttaaaaatcaaaagaaggatCATCTACAGCATTGAAGCTAACTAGGACTGGAAAGCAATGACATGTATTCACCACATTATCATCTTGCACCTGTGGGATTGCTATACTTAAGCCGAGGGTCTTTCGAAAATAACCTCGGTTGAGGTAGAGGTAAAATTTGGGTTCACTCATGGGTatgttcttgttattattgtagcACATGCAAAAACATGTcacaaaaattcaccttttcgTAACctatataagtaaaataaaaatgaaaaagaaactgTTCAATTTTACCATTCATAGTATCTCTTTGGGTCCATTTAATACACTTTTCGTTAGCATTGTCACATATTGAATTTGCCCTTACTATTAATAGAACTGATGTAAAACGGGTGGACTCTAGTCTCTACaagttcaaatttttctacaaaaaGTCCAAATTTTGTTTAATTTCACACTTCGTTTAGAACTTTAATTATTAGGGGTGAAGGACAAAAACAACATTTTTTGATAACCACATTGGTAATAAATTAGATCAACGTTTAAAGAAGGTAAAGTTGCTTAATTTCAAACATTATCGAGACAAATTTAACTCTttcactataaaaataaatagtagAGAATTTATCACTTTTCTCCAGTTTTGTAAATATATTGTATGCcatgtttaaaatataaaagttttgTAAACTTCATCAAGTCTATTATACTTTTAGATAATCAAATTGTAAGTTTGCTAACATGTAGTCTGATTTTCATTTATCTCATCTTAATAGTGTGAAATGATAAGAAGATCCTACGTTAACAAATTGAGAatacaacttaaaaattaaaaattacatgtCCAAATAAAATTTC comes from the Capsicum annuum cultivar UCD-10X-F1 unplaced genomic scaffold, UCD10Xv1.1 ctg76912, whole genome shotgun sequence genome and includes:
- the LOC107839372 gene encoding protein ZINC INDUCED FACILITATOR-LIKE 1 codes for the protein MIRDFNIAKREEDIGSYAGYVGSAFMFGRALTSAFWGIVADRYGRKPVIIFGTFSVIVFNTLFGLSINFWMAVITRFLLGSLNGLLGPIKAYAAETFREEYQALGMSTISTAWGIGLIIGPALGGFFAQPAEKYPAVFSKDSIFGRFPYFLPCLCISLFALVVGIGSFWLPETLHNHDSEMPPQDSCKALESASDTKEENESTSKENLFKNWPLMSSIIAYCVFALHDMAYSEIFSLWAVSPRKFGGLSYSTADVGEVLSISGFGLLVFQLTLYSTVAKYVGPVMIARVGGVLSILLLTSYPYFTKLSGITLSLVVNFASMMKNVLSISIVTGLFILQNKAVDQRQRGAANGIAMTGMSFFKALGPAAGGAVFSWAQKRLDAPILPGNQVVFFMLNVIEAIGVLLTLKPFLVETLNT